DNA sequence from the Synechococcus sp. MU1617 genome:
CTCCCAGCTCGCGCAGGATGGCGGCAGCGGGTTCCATGGTGGGCAAGTCAGAGTCACTTCCCATCACAACGGCAACTCGAGGGAGCACTGGCAGCACAACGCAGAGGGGCAAGACTGCCATCGTCTCCCTCCATGGCTGCCGCGGCCAGTGTTGCGTTGATGCACCGGATCACCAACGTTCGTTTGCCGGTTCCCCTGCCTGGGGACGGAGACCAGCGCTACGGCGTCGACCTCGACGACCAGGGGCTGATCTGCCGCATCGATGCGATGGGCGCTGAGGCTCCACATACGGATGAGGACTGGAACGGCGACTGGCTCAGCCCCCGGGGTGTTGACCTGCAGATCAACGGCGGGCTGGGGCTGGCCTTCCCGGAACTGAGTGCGGCGGATCTACCCCGGCTGGAGGAATTGCTCGAGCTGTTGTGGCGCGATGGGGTCGAAGCGATCGCACCAACCCTGGTGACCTGCGGCATCGCACCGCTGCGCCAGGCCCTGGCCGTGCTGCGACAGGCCCGACAACAGCACCATCGAGGCCGTTGCCGGCTGCTGGGGGCCCATCTGGAGGGTCCCTTTCTGGCGGAGGCCCGCCGCGGTGCCCATCCCCGTGAACACCTGGCCAGCCCCAGCCTGAAAGCCCTGAACGAACGGATCGGTGGGTTCGAAACGGAGATTGCCCTGGTCACCCTGGCCCCCGAACTGGACGGGGCCGCTGCGGTGATCGGGCGTCTGCGGGAGCTGGGCATCGGCGTGGCCCTCGGCCACAGCGCCGCCACTGCAGAACAGGCCAGCGCAGGTTTCGATCAAGGGGTTGGCATGCTCACCCACGCTTTCAATGCCATGCCGGGCTTGCACCACAGAGCACCGGGGCCGCTGGGGGAAGCCTGCCGGCGCGGAGGGATTGCCCTGGGGCTGATCGCCGATGGCGTGCACGTCCACCCAACGATGGCGGTGCTGTTGCAACAGCTGGCGCCGGAGCAAACGGTGCTGGTGAGTGATGCGCTGGCTCCCTACGGCCTGGCCGACGGGGAGCACCGCTGGGACGAGCGGGTATTGGTGGTGGAGAACAGCACCTGCCGCCTCGAGGACGGCACCCTGGCGGGGGTGACCCTGCCGCAACTCGAGGGGGTGAAGCGGCTGGCCCGCTGGAGTAACGGCCCCAGTGCTGCGATCTGGAGCGCCACGGTGGCGCCGAGGCGGGTGATCGGCGATGCAACGGGGTGCATAGACGCCTTGATGGGACGGCCACTGACGCAGCTGCTGCGCTGGCGCCAGGACAACGGTGAGCTGCACTGGGCCTGCGCTGCTTAGGATCCCGCCGACGCAAACCCTTCCGCCATGGCCCCCGATCAGCTGCTGGAGCAGAAACAGGCCGAGAAGAAGGAGGTGAAGGGCTACTTCGAAACCACGGGCTTCGACCGCTGGAACCGCATCTACAGCGACAGCGACGACGTGAACAAGGTGCAGCGCAACATCCGCATCGGTCACCAGAAAACCGTTGATGAAGTGCTGGCCTGGATCAAGGAAAGCGGTGAACTCAGCCAGGCGAGCTTCTGCGATGCCGGCTGCGGTGTGGGCAGCCTGAGCCTGCCGCTGGCGGCCATGGGGGCTGGATCCATCAACGCCAGCGACATTTCCGAGGCCATGGCCCAGGAAGCGGAGCGCCGGGCCCGCGAGGCCGGTCTCGACATGGCCAAGCTGAACTTCTTCGCCAGCGACCTGGAAAGTCTGAGCGGTTCCTTCCACACGGTGTGCTGCCTGGATGTGTTCATCCACTACCCCCAGCAACCGGCCGAGGAGATGGTGAAACACCTCTGCAGCCTCACCGAAGAGCGACTGATCGTGAGCTTTGCGCCCTACACCCCGCTGCTGGCGCTGCTGAAGGGCATCGGCCAGCTGTTCCCCGGCCCCAGCAAAACCACCCGGGCTTACACGCTCAAGGAAGACGGCATCGTGAAAGCAGCGGAAGCCTGCGGCTTCAAGCTGGTGCGCCGCAGCCTGAACAAGGCCCCCTTCTACTTCTCGCGGCTGATTGAGTTCCGCAAGGCCTGATCTCCCTCACTTGGGGGATCCACCTGGAGTGTTGTCTCCCCCAAGTGAGGGAGACCCGAAAGCCGCCAGGCGTGCAGCCGGTAGCCGCCATCCCCTGGGGTTGCTGTTGCTGCGATCTCGCGATTGCGGAGATAAAGCGGATCCCCCAGCAGCGGACTGCCCAGCTGCGCCAGGTGGATGCGGATCTGATGAGGCCGGCCGGTGGTGATCGTCACCTGCAAGCGATCACCCTCAGCCGTGCGCTCCAACAGCTGCAGCTGGGAGTGGGCTGAGAGCCGTTTGCGGATCGGGGCATCGTGGAGCGGTTCCGGCCCCCAGATCCAGCCCAAGAGCGGGTGCGGCCGTTCCACCACATCACTGTCCAGCGTCAAACACTGCCCCAACTCCAACCCCGGCACCCGCTGGCTCCAGGCCTGATACACCTTGCGGCAACCGCCGTCGGGCCGGAATTGCTTCGACCAAAGGGCGCGGGTCTGCGGCGTGCGGGCACACACCTGCAGGCCGGAGGTGAACCGTCCCAAGCGGTGCACCGGCCGCGCACCGGTGGGTTCAAGCAGGGCCGTGAGCGTGTGGCGCAGAAAACCACCACCAGGCATCACCGGCAAGCCGGAGGGCTTGTTGATCACCAACAGGTCGCCGTCATCGTGGATCGTCTCCCATTGATCGGGGATGGCCTCCTCCAGCCAGGGCGGACGTCGCCAAGAGAGGGTTTCACCGCCCTGCAGCACTCGATCGCCGGTGAGCAGCGCTCCGTTCCAATCCAGCTCACCAGCGGCGATTCGCTGCTGCCACACCAACCCATCGGAGTGGCGATAGCGATCCGCCAGCCAATCGCTCACTAAGGTGCCGGCATCGGCCAACGGCACCTTGTCGCGATAGGTCCAGCCGTCGTTCAGCGCAGCCGGCTTCAAGTCACCAGACGGTGCTCCAGGGCGTAACGCACCAGTTCCGTGCGGCTGGAGGTACCCGTCTTGTTGAACAGGCGGCTCACGTACTTCTCGACATTGCGGATCGAGGTCTCCAGCTGACGGGCAATCTCCTTGTTCATCAGGCCCTCAGCCACCAGCTGCAGCACACTCGCCTCCCGCGGCGTGAAGCTGTGCACCACGGGCTCTGTGGAGGGCAGCGCTTCCGCCTGGGCGAGCAGCGAGCGGATCTCAGTGATCTGCTTGGCCATCTGGCCCATATCGGTATCCGCGAAGCGCGCTGCTTCCTGCAGCAGCCGTTGCTGGCGCTGGGCCACATTGCGCACCCGCGCCACCAGCTCATCGGGGTCGAAAGGCTTGGGGATGTAGTCATCCACCCCGGCCAGATAACCCTGGGTGCGGTCAGCCGTCATGCCCTTAGCGGTTAGGAAGATCACCGGAGTGCCGCCGAGCCGTTCATCGGCGCGCAGCTTCTGCAGCAGGCCATAGCCATCCAGCCGCGGCATCATCACGTCGCTGATCACCACATCCGGCAACATCTGCTGAGCCTTGCTGAACCCCTCTTCCCCATCAACCGCGGTGGTCACATCAAAGCCTTCATCTTCCAGGTAGGCCTGCACCGCCGTGCGCAGACCGGGCTCGTCGTCCACCAGCAACAGGCGCGGGGCGGGCGCCGCGGCCTCTACGGGTTCAGCGGTGGGAGTAGGCGCGTCGCTCATGACCGGAATCGCTCTTGTCGCAATGTATGGAGCGCACGCTCAACGGGCCAGTGCGGGTAACTGCTCCTGCTGTTCGGGGATCAGGGTCGAAAAGCCCAGATCCAGGGCCTTTTGGCGCAACGTGGCAGGGTCGGTTCCCGCCACCTCCGGCACGCAGGCCGCCCACCACACCAGGTGATCTTCCCGGTTGACATCGGTGATCGGACCGCCGGGATTGAGGGTGCGCACGTAAACCGCCATCGGGGTGCGTTTCACCCGCACAGGCTTGATGGTGGAGCAGTTGACGCTCTCGACATAGACGTTCAGATCCGACGCCGACTCCTCCCACAAGCTGTAGCTGCGGGTATCGGGATTCGACGAGGCTGGCTTGACCCCATAAATCCCGATCGAGAGGGTGCCGACAGGGGCCGGGCGTTCGATCAGCACCTTGAGATCAGCTGGCCGCGATTGCCGCATCTGCTCCAGCACCTGCTCACGATCAAAACCACTCACGGGCTGCGCCCAGATCAACCCCCCCAAGCCCAGCAGAGCCATCGGCGTTCGCAGACCCATGCCTGTGCTGTTCGCAATGCAGCACCATGATCGCAACATCTGCCTGAATCGTCCTGAGCGGCTCCGCTCTCGCCTTTGATTTCCAGGCCACCACCCCCTGTGCGGCTGAGGTGGTGGAGGCGATGGCGCCCTTCTGGAGTGCGGACTGGGGCAATCCCTCCAGCCGGCAGCATCGGCTCGGCCTCAGCGCCTCGGCAGCGGTGAAGCTGGCACGGCGCCAGCTGGCGGAGGCGGTGGGGGTAAACCCGCAACGGCTGGTGTTCACCAGCGGCGCCACCGAAGCCAACAACCTGGCCCTGCTGGGCCATGCCCGCGCTTTGGGTAGCGGACATCTGATCAGCGTGGCCACCGAGCACCACGCCGTCCTCGATCCGCTCCAGCAACTGCAGCGGGAGGGGTTCAGCGTCACCCTGCTGACTCCAGGCCCCGATGGACTGATCAGCCCCGATCAGCTGGAGGCAGCGATCACCCCCGAGACGCGGCTGGTGAGCGTGATGGCAGCCAACAACGAAATCGGCGTGCTCCAGCCGCTTGAGCAGCTGGGAGCTGTCTGCCGCAGCCATGGCATCACCCTGCACAGCGACGGGGCCCAAGCCTTCGGGACATTGCCGCTGGCCCCTGATGCCCTGGGCGTTGATCTGCTCAGCCTCAGTGCCCACAAGCTCTACGGGCCCAAGGGCATCGGCGCCCTCGTGCTGCGGGAGGGCATCGCCATCGAACCGCTGCAGTGGGGGGGCGGACAGGAAGCGGGGCTCCGGGCCGGCACCCTGCCCACCGCTTTGATCGTGGGCTTCGCCGCCGCGGCCCGCCTCGCTCTAGAGGAGCGGGAGCTGCGCAACAAGCGCCTTCAACACCTGCGGGATCAGCTCTGGGAAGGCCTGCAGCAGCGCCTCCCCGGCGTACTGCTCAATGGAGCCCTACAGCCACGTCTGCCCCACAACCTCAACATCAGCCTGCCCGGGGTGAACGGCAGCCGCCTACACCGGGCCCTGCGCCCGCAACTGGCCTGCAGCAGTAGCTCCGCCTGCAGCAATGGCGCGCCATCCCACGTGCTGCAAGCGATCGGCCGCTCGCGAGCTGAAGCCGAAGCCTCCCTGCGGCTGAGCCTGGGGCGCGAGACCACAGCCGCCGAAGTGGATCAAGCCACCGCCGCGATCACCGACGCCGCAGTTGCCGCCGGGTTCCTCAACGCTCGCTAAGCATCGGCCAAACGCTGGGCCAGCCGCCATTTGGCACTGCGGCTGCGGGGGTTGGCCTCTTCCTCCTGCTCAGTCGCCACCACCGGCTTGCGAGTGATCCGTTGCAAGCGCTCATCCCGGAGGAATGAGGTCTTGACGCGGCGGTCTTCCAAGGAATGGAAGCTGATGATCCCCAGCAGGCCCTCGGGCTCCAGCCAGTCGGGAGCCTGCAGCAGCAGGCGATCCAGCACCCCCAGCTCATCATTCACCGCAATCCGCAGGGCCTGGAAGGTGCGGGTGGCAGGGTGAATCCGTCCCCGCCGCGCCTTGGGGGGGTAACAACCGGCCACGGCGTAGGCCAAGGCCGCGGTGCCCTCATAAGAGCCTTTGTCCTTGAGGTCGGCTTTGATGCGCCGGGCGATGCGGCGGGAGAGCCGCTCCTCCCCGTAGGCATAGATCAGATCCGCCAGCGCGTTCTCCTCCAGGCGATCAATCAACTCAGCCGCGGTCTCCCCCTCACTACCGGAATTCATCCGCATGTCCAAGGGACCATCGAGGCGAAAACTGAAGCCCCGCGCTGCCACATCCAGCTGCGGGCTGCTGACCCCCAGATCCGCCAACACCATCACGGCGGGCTCGGGCGGCACGTAGTCGGCAAAATTGGTGGCGACGATCGAGACGCGATCGCCGAAGGGCGCCAAACGCTCGGCCGCCGCGGCCCGGGCCGTGGCGTCCTGGTCCAGGCCGATCAGGCGCAGGCCGGGATGCTGTTCCAACAGCAGGGCGCTGTGGCCGCCTCCACCAAGGGTGGCATCAATCAACAGACCATCCGGACGTGGGATCTGCCGGGCCGCATCCAGCACCGCATCGGCCAGCACGGGCACATGGCTGAAGGGGGGCACAAGCCACAGGCGAAGACTCCTTAAGATCTACTCATCGATCGGACCACCGCTCCCATGACGCAGCTGGAAACGCGCACGGAGCCCATGGTGGTGAACTTCGGGCCCCACCACCCCTCCATGCACGGGGTGTTGCGGCTTGTGGTCACCCTCGATGGTGAGGACGTGGTCGACTGTGAACCGGTGATCGGTTACCTCCATCGCGGCATGGAGAAGATCGCCGAGAACCGCACGAACGTGATGTTCGTGCCCTACGTGAGCCGCATGGACTATGCGGCTGGGATGTTCTACGAGGCGATCGTGGTGAACGCCCCGGAAAAACTGGCGAACATCCCGGTACCCAAGCGAGCCAGCTACATCCGGGTGCTGATGCTGGAACTCAACCGCATCGCGAACCACCTGCTCTGGCTTGGACCCTTCCTCGCGGACGTCGGAGCCCAGACCCCGTTCTTCTACATCTTCCGCGAGCGGGAGATGATCTACGACCTCTGGGAAGCCGCCACCGGCCAGCGGCTGATCAACAACAACTATTTCCGCATCGGCGGCGTCGCCGCTGATCTGCCCTGGGGCTGGCTGGAGAAGTGCCGCGATTTCTGCGACTGGTTCGGCCCCAAGATCGATGAATACGAAAAGCTGATTACCAACAACCCGATTTTCCGGCGCAGGATTGAAGGCTTGGGAACGATCGAGAAGGCAGACGCCATCAACTGGAGCCTCTCCGGCCCGATGCTGCGCGCCTCCGGTGTGCCCTGGGATCTACGCAAGGTTGATCACTACGAGTGCTACGACGACTTCGACTGGCAGGTGGCCTGTGAGAAGGAAGGCGACTGCTACGCCCGCTATCGCGTGCGCATCGAAGAAATGCGCCAGTCCCTCAAGATCCTGCGCCAGGCATGCGACATGATCCCCGGCGGCCCCACTGAAAACCTCGAGGCCAAGCGCCTCAACGAAGGCAAGGGCAGCGACGCCGCTGGTTTCGACTTCCAGTACGTGGCCAAGAAGGTGGCACCCACCTTCAAGATCCCCAACGGCGAGCTCTACACCCGGTTGGAGTCGGGCAAGGGCGAGATCGGCGTGTTCATCCAGGGCAACAACGACGTCACCCCCTGGCGTTTCAAGATCCGTGCTGCCGATAGCAACAACCTGCAGATCCTTCCCCACATCCTCAAGGGACACAAGGTGGCCGACATCATGGCCATCCTCGGTTCCATCGACGTGATCATGGGATCGGTGGATCGCTGATCACTGAACCGTTTTCTGCGCCGGTTGCAACGCGCGGGCTTTCTATTGCCCGCGACCCTGACGGGTGCGTTATGGCTCAAGGGCTTGCATCCAGGGATACCCGGCCTGAGCTGCCCGCTTCGTGCCCTCACAGGCGTGCCCTGCCCCACCTGCTTTCTGACCCGAGCGACGGGGGCAGCGCTGATCGGTGATCTGAGCGGATCGCTGCAGTGGCATCTGTTTGGCCCCATCGTCGCCCTTGGGCTGGTGCTCTGGAGTGTGCTGGCCCTCCAGCAACGGCGCCTCATCCCAAAGGGCCTGCTCTTCTGGCCCCTACCGGTGGTGGCTGGAGGGTTGATCAGCTATTGGCTGCTGCGCCTGAGCAACAACAGCTGGCCCAGCGGCTGAGGCCTCAGCGCAAGAGGCCGCGCTGATAGGCGACGTTCTGCAGGAAAAAGCTGGCCATGGGGATCACCACAAAGCCACCCAGGCCACAGGTCAACAGGGCCAGCAGCCCCACAACGAGTCCCGTCAACACCTCAAGCCCCACGAAGCTCAAGCCGTTCTCCGAGCGATAGACCACCTGGAACGAGTGGGCAAATGCTTCACCGATGGTCATGTCGGTAACGAAGATGCGATTCACGAACACCGGCGTCACCAACGCCACCGCAATGCCGGGAAGGATGCAGAGCAAAAAGCCAATGGTGGTGACCAGCGAAAAGAACAGTCCCGCCAGGATGTAACGCCACCAACGACCGGTGAGCAGCTGAGCGGCAGCTGAAATCGTCACCACCTCACCGCGCTCGTAGTAGAGGGCAGGAACGGCCACCAACAGCACCGACAACAGGCTGGCGAGGATGGAGAAAGGCAACTGAACCAATTGGGCGAGCACCGCTCCGAGCCCCAACGCCGCATCGCTGCTGCCGATGATCGCCGACACCACAACGATGATCAGTCCGTACACCAGAACAGCCAACAGCGACAGCACAATCGAGCCCACCCAGCTCACCAGCACCACCGGGATGTGCTGCAGGAAGGCCTGCCAGGCCTTCTGGACGGACGGGGGCTCGAAGGCGATCGGCGCGGCCATGGTTCGGGCGGAATTTCTGTCAGGGTGACAGTCGGCACCGGCTTGAACAACACATCGCCATGACCTCTGCCCCCTGGCTGGAGCTGAGTCGAACCGTGCGCTTTAGCGACACGGATGCCGCCGGCGTGATGCACTTTCAGCAGCTGCTGGGCTGGTGCCACCAGGCCTGGGAGGAAAGCCTGGAGCGGTTTGGTTTGCCGGCGGGTTCAGTCTTCCCTGGCGGCCGCGGAGAGCAACCGAGCGTGGCCTTGCCGATCGTGCACTGCCATGCCGATTTCCGCGCCCCGGTGCAGGTGGGCGACAAGCTGCTGATCCGCCTGGAACCGGAACGGCTTGATCCCAGCAGCTTTGCGGTGAAAAGCCAGGTGCTGCTGGAGGAGCAGCTGGTCGCCAGTGGCTGCCTTCGCCACGTGGCCATCGACGCCCAAACCCGGCGCCGATGTGCCCTGCCCGATGGCCTGGACCGTTGGCTGGAAGCGTCAAGCCTCGGCCGCATCCAGCCGCTCTAACCACTCCCGCCAGCGCTGGCGCTGCCATTTGCCCAGCGCCGAGGGGGCCAAGTCGGGGCACAACAGCCAACGCCGCGGCGTCTCCGCCGCTGACCAGGACAGTGTGAGGGCCTCGAGCCGCGGCAACACCGCAGCGTCCGTGCTGCAGACGAGGGCCACCAACCGCTGCCCCCACTCCGGATCGTGCACACCGAGAAGCAGCACGGTGCTCACCGGAAGCGATGCCGCCTGAATCGCCGCCATCAAGCGCTCCTCCAGCTGCTCGGGGAACACGGTTTCCCCACCGGAGTGAATGGCGCCATCGATCCGGCCTGCAATCTGAAGGCCTGGGGTCAAGCTGGCCCGATCGCCGGAGCACCACCAGCCATCGGCATCCGTAAGCGGTTCCCAGCGATCCGGCTGATCCGCCCACCAACGGCCCAGGGCCAACCGATCAGTGCGCACTTGAAGGGCCCCATCAGCGGCCAGGCGCAGCTCCACATCGATCAGCGGGTCCCCACACCCCAGCTCGCCGGCCAGGAAGCGATCCGGTGGCAACGCCGCCACCATCGCCGCCGTCTCCGTTGACCCGTAACAGGGCGCCAGCGGCAGCTGCAAGGCACGCGCCTGATTCGCCAACGAAGCCGAAAGAGCAGCGCCACCGATCCAGATCAACTGCAGCTGCTGCAAGAACGCCACCCCGTCGGGATGAGCCAAGAGCCGCACCAATTGCGTGGGCACCAACGAAAGCACTACAGGGTTCTTGCCCCAGGCAGGCAGGCCCTGGCAAAAGGCGAGCAATTCAGTGGGGGTTTTCATCAACCCCGGCGCCAGTGGCTGATGCCCCGCGCCCCAGCAGCGGGCGCGCCACCAGGGCATCAGACCACTCACATGGGCCAGCGGCAGTGGATTGAGCAGCAGGGTGGACGCAGGGTCAAGACCGATCCCTGTCAACCAATGGGCGGTGGCTGCGGCCGAACGGTCCAGATGCAGCGACGGCTGGGCGCAGCAACGGCTGCCGCCACTACTGCCACCACTGCGCACCACCACCCCCGGCCCCGGTGGCAACTGATCGATAGGGGCCGCTTCCGCCTCGGGCGACAGGGGCACCCACTGCCCCGCCGCCAGCCCCTGCTCCAGCCGCTCGAGCTCGCTCATGCTGCTGCCGCCCAGACCTGCTCTGGATCCGTGGAGAACAAGGGCCCCGATGGCGTCCAGCCGGGGGCCAAGCCCGGTGCTGCCGGCGTTGGACCCTTGTCCTGAAGCCCGGCCAGATGCTCCAACCAACGCCGACCGATGCCGGTTTCAAATGCCGTGCTCAGCATCCGTTGGGGCAAGCCCGCCTGCAGCTCCCGCAACAGCAGGCGGGGATCGCCCTCCAGCGCAGGCCGACGCACCTGCCAGCCGCTCCAGCTGCTCCGCAGCTCCGGGTGCTGGTCGAGCGATTCATCGAGGGCCACCGGCCCCAGCGCCGCCAACTGCTCCAGGCCGGCTTGATCCTTCACCGCCAGCGGCTGCTCCAACCAGTCCAGGCGCGGGTCACCGCGCAACCGCTCCATCCAAGCCTCAGCGGTGCTGCGGTCCCAGCCGCCATTGGCATCCAGACGCAACCGGGCCGTGGGCGGCAACCGCTGGAGCAACTGCTCGAGCAGCTGACGTTCGAGGGGATCGGACTCCGTCGCCACCTTCCACTTGAAGGTGCAGCCCTCCAGGCCACCCGCCAATGCTGCCGCAGCCTCCAGGGCCGAAAGCATGGCCTCGCCAGCCGGCAACAACAGCGCAGGGGCAGGCGCCTTCAGCCATCCCTGGGCCGAAGCAGCACCCACCACACCTTGCAGCTCCGCCAGCGCTGCACCAAGACCAAAACCCACGGCCCCTGGAGCCTCACGCAACACAGCCTCCAGCTGAGCCTGAGGAAGCTCGTCCGGCAGCGAGGCGAGAGCCTGCTCACAGGCCGTGAACTGCTGCTGCTGCAGCGGAGCTACTTCGCCCCAGCCCACGGCCCCACGACCGTCATCCAGCCGC
Encoded proteins:
- a CDS encoding N-acetylglucosamine-6-phosphate deacetylase → MAAAASVALMHRITNVRLPVPLPGDGDQRYGVDLDDQGLICRIDAMGAEAPHTDEDWNGDWLSPRGVDLQINGGLGLAFPELSAADLPRLEELLELLWRDGVEAIAPTLVTCGIAPLRQALAVLRQARQQHHRGRCRLLGAHLEGPFLAEARRGAHPREHLASPSLKALNERIGGFETEIALVTLAPELDGAAAVIGRLRELGIGVALGHSAATAEQASAGFDQGVGMLTHAFNAMPGLHHRAPGPLGEACRRGGIALGLIADGVHVHPTMAVLLQQLAPEQTVLVSDALAPYGLADGEHRWDERVLVVENSTCRLEDGTLAGVTLPQLEGVKRLARWSNGPSAAIWSATVAPRRVIGDATGCIDALMGRPLTQLLRWRQDNGELHWACAA
- the bchM gene encoding magnesium protoporphyrin IX methyltransferase, coding for MAPDQLLEQKQAEKKEVKGYFETTGFDRWNRIYSDSDDVNKVQRNIRIGHQKTVDEVLAWIKESGELSQASFCDAGCGVGSLSLPLAAMGAGSINASDISEAMAQEAERRAREAGLDMAKLNFFASDLESLSGSFHTVCCLDVFIHYPQQPAEEMVKHLCSLTEERLIVSFAPYTPLLALLKGIGQLFPGPSKTTRAYTLKEDGIVKAAEACGFKLVRRSLNKAPFYFSRLIEFRKA
- a CDS encoding RNA pseudouridine synthase is translated as MKPAALNDGWTYRDKVPLADAGTLVSDWLADRYRHSDGLVWQQRIAAGELDWNGALLTGDRVLQGGETLSWRRPPWLEEAIPDQWETIHDDGDLLVINKPSGLPVMPGGGFLRHTLTALLEPTGARPVHRLGRFTSGLQVCARTPQTRALWSKQFRPDGGCRKVYQAWSQRVPGLELGQCLTLDSDVVERPHPLLGWIWGPEPLHDAPIRKRLSAHSQLQLLERTAEGDRLQVTITTGRPHQIRIHLAQLGSPLLGDPLYLRNREIAATATPGDGGYRLHAWRLSGLPHLGETTLQVDPPSEGDQALRNSISREK
- a CDS encoding response regulator transcription factor; this translates as MSDAPTPTAEPVEAAAPAPRLLLVDDEPGLRTAVQAYLEDEGFDVTTAVDGEEGFSKAQQMLPDVVISDVMMPRLDGYGLLQKLRADERLGGTPVIFLTAKGMTADRTQGYLAGVDDYIPKPFDPDELVARVRNVAQRQQRLLQEAARFADTDMGQMAKQITEIRSLLAQAEALPSTEPVVHSFTPREASVLQLVAEGLMNKEIARQLETSIRNVEKYVSRLFNKTGTSSRTELVRYALEHRLVT
- a CDS encoding cysteine desulfurase family protein, giving the protein MSGSALAFDFQATTPCAAEVVEAMAPFWSADWGNPSSRQHRLGLSASAAVKLARRQLAEAVGVNPQRLVFTSGATEANNLALLGHARALGSGHLISVATEHHAVLDPLQQLQREGFSVTLLTPGPDGLISPDQLEAAITPETRLVSVMAANNEIGVLQPLEQLGAVCRSHGITLHSDGAQAFGTLPLAPDALGVDLLSLSAHKLYGPKGIGALVLREGIAIEPLQWGGGQEAGLRAGTLPTALIVGFAAAARLALEERELRNKRLQHLRDQLWEGLQQRLPGVLLNGALQPRLPHNLNISLPGVNGSRLHRALRPQLACSSSSACSNGAPSHVLQAIGRSRAEAEASLRLSLGRETTAAEVDQATAAITDAAVAAGFLNAR
- the rsmH gene encoding 16S rRNA (cytosine(1402)-N(4))-methyltransferase RsmH, with the protein product MPPFSHVPVLADAVLDAARQIPRPDGLLIDATLGGGGHSALLLEQHPGLRLIGLDQDATARAAAAERLAPFGDRVSIVATNFADYVPPEPAVMVLADLGVSSPQLDVAARGFSFRLDGPLDMRMNSGSEGETAAELIDRLEENALADLIYAYGEERLSRRIARRIKADLKDKGSYEGTAALAYAVAGCYPPKARRGRIHPATRTFQALRIAVNDELGVLDRLLLQAPDWLEPEGLLGIISFHSLEDRRVKTSFLRDERLQRITRKPVVATEQEEEANPRSRSAKWRLAQRLADA
- a CDS encoding NAD(P)H-quinone oxidoreductase subunit H, with amino-acid sequence MTQLETRTEPMVVNFGPHHPSMHGVLRLVVTLDGEDVVDCEPVIGYLHRGMEKIAENRTNVMFVPYVSRMDYAAGMFYEAIVVNAPEKLANIPVPKRASYIRVLMLELNRIANHLLWLGPFLADVGAQTPFFYIFREREMIYDLWEAATGQRLINNNYFRIGGVAADLPWGWLEKCRDFCDWFGPKIDEYEKLITNNPIFRRRIEGLGTIEKADAINWSLSGPMLRASGVPWDLRKVDHYECYDDFDWQVACEKEGDCYARYRVRIEEMRQSLKILRQACDMIPGGPTENLEAKRLNEGKGSDAAGFDFQYVAKKVAPTFKIPNGELYTRLESGKGEIGVFIQGNNDVTPWRFKIRAADSNNLQILPHILKGHKVADIMAILGSIDVIMGSVDR
- a CDS encoding DUF2752 domain-containing protein; this encodes MPATLTGALWLKGLHPGIPGLSCPLRALTGVPCPTCFLTRATGAALIGDLSGSLQWHLFGPIVALGLVLWSVLALQQRRLIPKGLLFWPLPVVAGGLISYWLLRLSNNSWPSG
- a CDS encoding thioesterase family protein; amino-acid sequence: MTSAPWLELSRTVRFSDTDAAGVMHFQQLLGWCHQAWEESLERFGLPAGSVFPGGRGEQPSVALPIVHCHADFRAPVQVGDKLLIRLEPERLDPSSFAVKSQVLLEEQLVASGCLRHVAIDAQTRRRCALPDGLDRWLEASSLGRIQPL
- a CDS encoding AMP-binding protein; the protein is MSELERLEQGLAAGQWVPLSPEAEAAPIDQLPPGPGVVVRSGGSSGGSRCCAQPSLHLDRSAAATAHWLTGIGLDPASTLLLNPLPLAHVSGLMPWWRARCWGAGHQPLAPGLMKTPTELLAFCQGLPAWGKNPVVLSLVPTQLVRLLAHPDGVAFLQQLQLIWIGGAALSASLANQARALQLPLAPCYGSTETAAMVAALPPDRFLAGELGCGDPLIDVELRLAADGALQVRTDRLALGRWWADQPDRWEPLTDADGWWCSGDRASLTPGLQIAGRIDGAIHSGGETVFPEQLEERLMAAIQAASLPVSTVLLLGVHDPEWGQRLVALVCSTDAAVLPRLEALTLSWSAAETPRRWLLCPDLAPSALGKWQRQRWREWLERLDAAEA
- the menC gene encoding o-succinylbenzoate synthase, which produces MTLRLQRRRFRFALLQPLRTAAGELRERCGWLLRLDDGRGAVGWGEVAPLQQQQFTACEQALASLPDELPQAQLEAVLREAPGAVGFGLGAALAELQGVVGAASAQGWLKAPAPALLLPAGEAMLSALEAAAALAGGLEGCTFKWKVATESDPLERQLLEQLLQRLPPTARLRLDANGGWDRSTAEAWMERLRGDPRLDWLEQPLAVKDQAGLEQLAALGPVALDESLDQHPELRSSWSGWQVRRPALEGDPRLLLRELQAGLPQRMLSTAFETGIGRRWLEHLAGLQDKGPTPAAPGLAPGWTPSGPLFSTDPEQVWAAAA